One genomic region from Pyxicephalus adspersus chromosome 1, UCB_Pads_2.0, whole genome shotgun sequence encodes:
- the LOC140333868 gene encoding fibrinogen-like protein 1-like protein, giving the protein MGVQGMIGSLPWLLLTGWAVCGYTLELSATLKLQNGHMLNGIKTEEILNYPTSAKSYPESCTAIKHGSNGLYVIEPKPGIRLLVRCELDGEDGGWTVIQKNCKKTPKIWDTTWDCYRKGFGDLQSDHWLGNENIHLLSTQMLHRIRFRVRSSYGAQHIANYDSFALEGEQNCYRIRLGRYSGNAGDAMTSGQPSAGHDNMRFSTRDRDNDLSGSNCAYIGGGGWWYDNCRFANLNTGSSIYWQQLCKGDCQSSDILIQPVYSCPEDGGGGDSGGGDGGGGGGDGGGGGGDGGGGGGDGGGGDGGGGGGDGGGGDGGDGGGGDGGGGDGGGGGDGGGGGGGESQSRDPE; this is encoded by the exons ATGG GGGTCCAAGGGATGATTGGGTCTCTGCCATGGTTACTCTTGACTGGATGGGCTGTTTGTGGGTATACACTGGAGCTATCAGCAACATTAAAACTTCAGAATGGTCATATGTTAAATGGAATCAAAACAGAAGAAATCTTGAACTACCCAACCAGTG caaaatCGTACCCAGAAAGCTGCACAGCAATAAAGCATGGAAGTAATGGCCTATATGTCATAGAGCCAAAACCAGGTATTCGCTTACTGGTACGTTGTGAACTTGACGGAGAAGATGGTGGGTGGACCGTCATacagaaaaactgcaaaaaaactccAAAGATTTGGGATACCACATGGGACTGCTACAGGAAAGGTTTTGGAGACCTGCAAAGTGACCACTGGCTGGGAAATGAAAACATTCATTTATTGAGCACACAAATGTTGCACCGCATACGCTTTAGAGTGCGTTCTTCTTATGGAGCACAGCACATAGCTAACTATGATTCCTTTGCTCTTGAGGGGGAACAAAATTGCTATAGAATCCGATTGGGACGATATTCAGGCAATGCTGGAGATGCTATGACATCTGGGCAACCTAGTGCAGGGCATGATAATATGCGGTTTTCTACTCGTGATCGCGACAATGATTTATCAGGGTCAAACTGTGCATACATTGGTGGTGGGGGATGGTGGTATGACAACTGCAGGTTTGCCAATCTAAATACTGGCTCTAGCATATACTGGCAGCAGCTCTGCAAAGGAGATTGTCAGTCTAGTGATATACTTATTCAGCCAGTTTATAGCTGCCCAGAGGATGGAGGAGGAGGTGACAGTGGTGGTGgagatggtggtggtggtggaggagacggaggtggtggtggaggagatggaggtggtggtggaggagatgGTGGTGGGGGAGAtggaggtggtggtggaggagatgGAGGTGGTGGAGATGGAGGAGATGGTGGTGGAGGAGATGGAGGTGGAGGAGACGGAGGTGGCGGAGGAGACggaggtggtggtggaggaggag AATCTCAGTCCAGGGACCCTGAATGA